CGATACCAAAACACCACCGCAAAACTAGAAAAAGCCCTCGCCGCAGAAAGGTAATCCGAGCCGAGAAATCGAGCGCGCGACCGGGAGATCCAGCCGATTCGATCGAACCCGCCCGCAACCGCGAATCGGAGATCCGACGGCCGAGCACGACGGCGCCCGGAAGCACGAGAGGGAGAGTGGGAGGGAGAAGACGGAGACGGGAGAGACGGGAGGGATCGACAGGGAGAGACTCGGCGGCTTACTGATTGGTTGCGGGAGAGATGAAGGGAGGGGCCTTGATTGGATCGCCTTCAACCCTCCtaaccctcctcctcctcctcctcctcttcctccaccTCCAGCtatctctccttcttcccctcttCGCTGCGCAGCTTCTGTTCTtcgcgttctctctctctctctctactttctctttCTAGTCGTCCTCTAGATTTTCTCTGCAAATCAGAGCAGCTTCAGATGCGGCCGTGGAGCTCGGATTTTGCCCAAAGAcggaaaaatatgatttaaaagaaaaaggaaaaggaaaaaaaaaaaaaaaaaaggatatcgAGCTTTCTGTTTTATTTACACGTCGACAGGTGTATCGATTCATTGTTATTAGCAATATGGATTGCCCCCCTCCACTTTCGCCTAATTGCGTTTTATCCCCTTCGAGCGGGTCGAGTTCAGTCCTTCGCCTGAGAAAAAATGGAGAACAACGGGGTCCGATCCATAAATAAATCGAAATTGAGAGTGCAAGACGAGTCAAGGTTAAATTTGAGCGGCGGTATCTTTAATTTCGATAATGAAAAACTTACATAAATGTACATTTTGACTTTGTCGTCGctgaaatttatttatatttaactGCATCATACATCCtgcgttttttttttgcacattaACCTAATTACAAACATATAGTTTGACTCAATTGactttaagaataaaaaaatcgatataatttttaaatggaaaTTAGGTTGGATTATAGAGCAAAGCCAAACCCTCATCGAGTCTATCATTTCTTCACTTTGCAATCTTTTatcctattattattattattatatggtATTAGCCTCTCGATTCAAAACTACCCACCAtcaaaatatcatattattaCTGGCAACTTGATCAAAATATCCTTTTGATATCATAAGATTACTTGTCTAAAGGTTTAGAAAATCAACAGTAAACCAACGTGACATTATATCGGCATTGCCAACTAGCTcgagaattaaaaaagaaaaagaaaaaaaaaggaagaccGGTCGGACCGAAAGTAACCTCAAGTCAAATCAAAGGATCCACTAATAGCACATCTCTTTACAAGGAAAATGatctctcctcccttctctctctctctctatctctaaaAGATAACGAGCTTTTTCCATAATTAATGTCTTATAGTTGTCACTTGACTCGTGATTTGGCCCTTTCTTTACCCCCATCAAGAAGTACTTAGACCATAAGAAACCTTAattctttttcgaaaaagaaaaagggaacttTTACGTGAACGGTCCACTATTTATCCGAAGGTTTTaaccaccctttttttttttccgaataaTTATTGGATCAACGGTGGACGAAGCGGCTcgttaaaattatattttatccACGGTCCACGAAAGTcgtgattttctttatttttttttcttttgggtcagaATGAAAGTCATAATTTAGTCGGCGTTTTCTAAATGCCCAGAAAGCGGGGCCCCGCGAAGGAAAAGAGATAAGAGAGCGCCGCGTTTCTAACGACGCCCTCCACCACCCCCAGCTAAGCACGCGTCCCCGCTCTTTAATCAGAGTGGGGAAtcgaccaattttaatttttaattaaatctcCCCGGTGGGCCTCCAATGAGGTTTTTGGCATACTGTCGATCCTGACCATATCTagtttacattaaaaaaaaaaaaaagactaaaaaaaaaaaaattagaatcaaccGGTGTCTTCAGACTCAGGTCTTGCATCATTCTGCAATTGccaatcataaaaaaatgagaataatactaccaaaaaaaaaaaaaccttcaatTGTGATATAGATGTTccaatattattattattatttttctgtgTTGCAAAAGAATCTAAACTTACCTATTATGATACGAGTATGCTAAACTTCTTTAAAGGTTTGAAGTATTTTTATCGCAATGGatataattttgggtttttttaacTGTTTAGCGACATTTGCTTGAAAAGTATAATGTTTTAGCTGAGCTCTCTTATTTAATACCTATAAATTTTTACCCTACGTTATGGCAATTATATGAATTCGCTACAATTTTGATGTTTTCATTTtggtttacttttttttttagaacgtAGGAGGATTCGCTttgaattatatttttctttttttctttttttcaatttttgttttcaactcTTTTCAGATTCGCTTTGAATTATAGTTTTCTTCTTTAGTTTTACAATTTTCGTTTtcaactcttttctttttttagctaTCTCCGTGGTCCAAAGAAGGCTATATGGGGGAAAaagattttgtaaaataaattttctgTATTTCATACAAGCATTATGATTCgtataagaaaataaagaatagaagccaattttttttaacaccgcgacttaaataatttttcaacttatttttttttttttttttttttccaaacgatctcctcgataattttttttttaagtgtatTAATTCTGCACAATGCACGAGCTTTCGTCCTAGGTTAACATAAAATCAAAGTGGCAAAAAGGagacttccattttttttttaatgacggTTGTACTTATATTCTGAAATAGAACAGTTCGACATCGATTTTCATCGCGAAATTCCACTGTACTTGTCCATTAAGAATCGAattctgtttgtttttttttggttttatgtATTAAACTAATCGAGCGTCCTCACATGATTCATGTAATATTCCTCCTCAAAGGACGAGTCAACGCCCCCTCCAATGGCGCGAGCCCACGTGGCGATCGCTCGTGTAAAGACGTGTCGTCATGTGGAGCGTTATTGGACGGCGCAAAAggtgttgaaaagaaaaatggcggAATTCGCAACAAGTGCACCGCACCACTCGGCATTTCTCTTTTGGCACGATACGATTAGAATAATCTctacaataaaaaaaagcaaaaaataataaagaatcatttttaaaGCTGATAATTGAAGGGAGATTCGACTCTAAAACTGACGGGTAGATGAATATTAcggctccatttattttataaaaaatgaatttaaaattgATCGTTTCTATCATTTAGATAATTGGTTAATGAAaagttttctttacttttatagctaataaaaatatatttcattcgttcgatttttataaataatataaaaaaataattatttattcatttttcagcaaaacaaatggagtcaATATACATCTGAACTCCGTAGACAAGGCGATGTGCTATGTTTACTGCTCTGAACTCCCTCgtatttctatcttttttttttttttaattttccaaaaaggaAAGGGTTTATTTAATAACTGCCTGAGAAGGGACCGAGAATAAGAGTACAATTGAAAGTGCAACTTTATAGGGATGCTGATTCTccaccaaaatttaaaaaaagataataaaaaatatgggGGTGGGGGTGATAATCAAGTGTTTTTTTGGAGAATCGAAAGCAAAGCTGGAGACATCTCTGGCCCACATATTGAGCGAAAGCTCTCGActccagaaaaaagaaaagaaggtctgaccaaaaaaaataaaaaataaaaaaaagtattaagaAAAGGAGAGTAGGAAAAGGACAGAGAAGAGCaaatgatttcaattaatactaataaaattattgaaatgatAGTTTTGCACTAGTGGTTTTCCAAATCTGCGCTGAGAGGAGGAGGATTGGCAGGTTTCAACCTCGCACCCATGTGACATGTCCGATCATGCGTGTGGGGTCGGCTATTTAAtcgaataaaaatttaaaaagttatggACTTTCATTCCCAAataaatctctctttctttttatttaattccgaaaatacCTCGCTCCACCGGCTATTTTACTAAATTGGGCTCGCCATTGCCGTGTCACTTTTGGAAATTGAGTTAGCAATCGCTCGGCAGCCGAGATGGCCAATCCACCGAGCCATGGCCGTGTCTCGAGCCTGGCATCTTCGagaattacattaatttttaatggaaaaactcaagaaaaaaattgattctcgAGTATTAAAAGTAGATATGTTAAATGGATGGGTCGGGTCGAGTTTAGGTTGGCTCATAAATGATCTGATCCAAATCAACCCATTTAATCGATTTATGATTCATTTATCgtagtataaatttttttactcaaaCCAAATCTGATCTATACTCTactcatttaattaaatctaagaaaacttatttcttatcgtttaaaaaaatggtattactaaaatagttttatgcAATACGAATTTAATagacaattttataatttttttaaattgaatttttattttttaagaatgtgatttttctctgtttttttcttttttctttttcttcttcttcaatgggCCAATGATCGACCATAGGTGAGCCTCTAACTCACTAGGCTTGCTTGACGCTAGCAAGCTCAAGTCTCGCCGACTATCGTCATGTTGGCCACTGGctaaggaaagaggaaaaagaaagaaaaagaaaagaaagaaaatttaaaattttaaaaataattataatttcaatttttataaaataatatctttataaagttaaagagggaaaagagagattgtgaggCTTTAGTTGAAAATGAGTTCTaagtccaacccatttaagattcatttattttatatctttaatttttaaacctatttaactagtttatttaaaaaataaatgacttatatatgaccaatttatgtttaaatgggttatatatgggtctaagaccTATTTTGCCATCTCTAATTAAAAGTAGTgcaaattaatctttttattttcaaaatatgaaaagaagcaaaaattttaagattaataccacaaaaaattataaaccatatatccgtaacaaatttacttgaaactaatattttaatcataaaagCTCCAAATCGGTACACCTTTAAAACAAATTTATCCTGTactaatttctaaataattttatcattaaattgtTAAGTTGAATGACATGATAGTTAATTGGTATATcggtttgtgattttattttatatttgtcaTGGTTGTAACAATTTCATGGTTTTTTATGGCATcaatttttcgaccaaaaaaacaaaggtatcaattcaatttacggagaatatatttatcacaaaagtatcaatttgggttttttttttgattagtttgatataaatttatcacatttgtatcattttggaggttttttatagttatttttggtaaatttatcataagagtatcaatttagagtttttcgtaataaaaaaaattagtttgaagtaaattcatcacatgtatattaatttgaaatttttcgtaaTCTTAACCCTAAATCTTAAAATGAAAGACAAAATTACACGTACAAGTGCCTTAATAGCGAAGAATTACGCCGCGAGAATGCCCGATAAATTCAGTACTGTTTTCccgaaaaacctaaaaaatatgAGAATTATATTCCAAGTTCGAGTGAGTGGCGCATTGACAAGAGTGGCTACAGCGTTTACCATCATCGCTTTTGACCGGCAACCGGGCCTCGAAGCTGGAGCCCGAAATGTTAGGCCCGATCCAGTTCTTTTAAAGCCCGGCCCAGGACGGCCCATCCCGGCCCGGCCCGTTGGAGACCTCCTCGGCGTCTCAATTCGGTCCAGGCAACCCGGCGGatctcgtcgtcgtcgtcgactCGCGGAACCAGACCGAGCAGCGAGCATGAGGCCTTTCAATGGCGGATCCTCCATCGCTTGCCTCGTCCTGGTGATCGCCGCCGGCGCGCTGGCCGAGTCGCAAGGGCCCCACCTCGGATCGGCTCGCGTCGTTTTCCAGGTTTCTTGTTCCCCGTTCCTCGATCGATTCGCGGCATGTCCGGGCAAAAGTTTTTGGTTCCGGAATTGACGGTGACCGCTTTCGTTCTGTCCGCCTGTAGACTAATTACGGGGACATCGAGTTCGGGTTCTTTCCGGGCGTCGCTCCGAGGACGGTGGATCACATCTTCAAGCTCGTCCGCCTCGGGTGCTATAACACCAATCACTTCTTCCGGGTATGCTCTCCGAAAGCTCGCAGGCCGCGacccaatcttttttttttttttgttgggatGTCTTGGGCTCGATGCAGTTCGTGGtactgatgaagatgatgcGCGTGATGGAAATGAAATAGGTGGATAAAGGTTTTGTTGCCCAAGTCGCTGATGTTGCCAACGGGAGAACCGCGCCCATGAATGATGAGCAGAGAACGGAAGCCGAGAAAACTATCGTTGGGGAGTTCAGTAATGTCAAGCATGTTAGGGGCATTCTTTCCATGGGGAGGTAAAGAAAAATGTTTCCTTTTTGATGGGTACGGTACACTTTACTCTCCAATGAGGATTCCGGTCAAATGGCTCGCTATTGCTTAAGAAATTCTTCAATGCGGGACTCGTGTACTGTAACAGTGCAGTAAAATTGAGTTCTCTGATTAAGTTTTTCTGCTGTGGTAGCTATAGACTCATGGAATGTGCTTTTGCGAAGTGTTTATGGTTCTTGGTACATAGCATTCTGGGTTTCAACGGGGTCTGCTGCTATATGATTTTGAGATCGCCCAGTGGATGTTGAACTCCACCGATACGAGACATTTCATGCTTCTACATATTCTGTTTCTGTAGAAACTGATAAAGTCCCTTGAAGGTGTAGAGTGGTGGACATACATTTAACTAAGAGTAATATATGACTAGGTTTTGTGAAGCTTAAAGTATAATTT
This Eucalyptus grandis isolate ANBG69807.140 chromosome 7, ASM1654582v1, whole genome shotgun sequence DNA region includes the following protein-coding sequences:
- the LOC104453964 gene encoding peptidyl-prolyl cis-trans isomerase CYP23; this encodes MRPFNGGSSIACLVLVIAAGALAESQGPHLGSARVVFQTNYGDIEFGFFPGVAPRTVDHIFKLVRLGCYNTNHFFRVDKGFVAQVADVANGRTAPMNDEQRTEAEKTIVGEFSNVKHVRGILSMGRYDDPDSAQSSFSILLGDASHLDGKYAIFGRVTKGDETLKKLEQLPTRREGMFVMPTERITILSSYYYDTGAESCEEENSTLRRRLAASAVEVERQRMKCFP